The following DNA comes from Pradoshia eiseniae.
ACTCCTGTACATGGTGACGAAATAAATCACCGGCATAACGACTGCCGTAATCGTCACAAGCAAGATGAAACGGTCAATTGTGAGCCAGTTGATAGTTGCTAAAGCATAGAGAACAGCCCCTGCTATCATCAAAGCAGCTGTGATAGACATAGCATATCTCTTCTTCTCATCCCCTGAAAGCGGGTTTGGAACTTCACTGCCGAGTGTTCCTAAATACTTCTTCCTTGTAATTACATACACAACCAATCCGACAAACATCCCGACTGCTGCTGCAGAGAATCCAGCATGGAAGCTACCAAATTCAAAGCGCAATTTCTCTACCACGAACGGAGCGCTAAAGGCTCCCAAGTTAATCCCCATATAGAAAATGCTGAACCCGGAATCCCGGCGCTGATCATCTTTTGTATAAAGCTCACCGACAATGCTCGAAATGTTCGGCTTAAGCAACCCTGTACCAAGGATGATAAAAATCATGCTGATAAAAAAGGCTTCCACACCGAATGGCAGGGAAAGAACAATGTGGCCAACCATGATTAATATACCGCCATAAAATACGGTTTGGCTTGTCCCTAACAATCGGTCTGCAATCCATCCGCCAATAATTCCGGATAAATACACTAATGAACCATAAATGGCCACAATTGACATGGCGGTAGCCTGATCAAATCCTAAGCCGCCTTTTGTCACCTCTGCATATAAATAGAGAACCAGAATGGCCCTCATGCCATAATAAGAAAATCTCTCCCAAAACTCTGTAAAGAATAACGTAAATAGCCCCCTAGGATGGCCAAAGAAACCTGTGTTTGGAATCCCGGGTACTCCTGGTGTTTTGTTTTGGTTACTCAAAAAATCCCTCTCCTTCTTTCAGTCTTTTAAAAACATTTATCCATTATATTAAAAATTGACAAATAAATCTAAATTAACGCTCGAAACACCAATTTCTGTTAAAAATCAACAAAGAATAATTTCCTTTATGAAGGTATACTACAATAAAAAAGAGGCCATCCATACATTGGATAGACCCTCTTCACACTATTGCTTTTTTTCTAGCTTAACTTTAAGCAAGAATCCTGTTCGATCCTCCTTCATCATTTTCTTCACTTCATCTTCACTTTGAAGATTATAGGTCCGAATCGAAGCACCACTTGACACCCTGTAAGCGCCGATAGTATAAGTTTTCCCTATTTCTAATTTCACCTTCTCATCATCAATGGAAGACCAGCCATAAAAGGCATTCGAATGATCGATCTTTCCCTCTAGTGCAACCCTCATCGAACTTTCGAGAGCATAAGCCACTATCATGGGCGGAGCGTCCTCAGCATCGACGATTCCCATTCCGAGATGTCCCTTCTTCTTGGCCTCCTCACTATAAGTTGTGAAGCTGATTATCTGCTCTGTATCTAGCTTCCCACCCTTATATTGCTCCGCCCAAATAACCAGCTCAGTCTCATC
Coding sequences within:
- a CDS encoding peptide MFS transporter, producing MSNQNKTPGVPGIPNTGFFGHPRGLFTLFFTEFWERFSYYGMRAILVLYLYAEVTKGGLGFDQATAMSIVAIYGSLVYLSGIIGGWIADRLLGTSQTVFYGGILIMVGHIVLSLPFGVEAFFISMIFIILGTGLLKPNISSIVGELYTKDDQRRDSGFSIFYMGINLGAFSAPFVVEKLRFEFGSFHAGFSAAAVGMFVGLVVYVITRKKYLGTLGSEVPNPLSGDEKKRYAMSITAALMIAGAVLYALATINWLTIDRFILLVTITAVVMPVIYFVTMYRSSKTTGDEQSRLLAYIPLFLASVLFWAIYEQGANLLNIYALERTNLTLLGQKIAPGVLQAMPAMFVIIFAPVFAWLWLKLGDRQPSTPKKFAVGLLFAGLSFVVMLIPGFLGGTDSLVSPYWLILSYFVVTLGELCLSPVGLSATTKLAPAAFSAQTMSLWFMSNAVAQALNSQIVKLYSAETEMLYFGTIGGLAILCALLMFVISPMIQRKMKGVR